From Candidatus Omnitrophota bacterium:
AGAAGGACCTTAAGACCCATTTGCACCATCTTGACATAGTGGTATATTTTAGGCCTATGAAATAATCCCATGTCAAAAAGCCGGCTTGAAAAGAAGATTTATTACCATGACACGGATTGCGGCGGCGTCGTTTATCACGCCTCGTATTTAAACCATCTTGAAGAAGGCAGGACCGAACTTCTTCGCGAAAAAGGTGTCGATGTCGGAGAACTCGCCTGCAAGGGGACGATCTTTCCGGTCGTCCACGTCGAAATCGACTACAAATACCCCGCCGTATACGGTGACACCATCGAAGTGCTCACCTCGATCGAGAAGGTCGGCCACGCCTCCATAAATTTCGACCAGGAGATAATGAAGGGCGGCACCCTGCTGCTGAAGGCGAAGGTCGTATGCGCGTGCGTGGATACGGACCTGAAGGCAAAGCCTATCCCTGAAGCGGAACTTTCCAAACTGAAGATTGTCTAAATGAGTGAAAAGAGCATAAATTTCGACGAGCTGGTCCTGGAGCATAAGGACAAGGTGTTCAATTTATGCTATCGTTTCATGGGCGATCACGGCGAGGCCGACGACTGCGCGCAGGAGACTTTCGTCAAGGTATACCGGTCGCTGAAGGATTTCAGGCGCGAGTCATCAGTATCGACGTGGATCTACAGGATAGCGGTAAACACGTGCAAGAACAGGCTCTCTTCCGCGCAATACCGCAGGAACAGGTATATGGTGCGGCTCGACGAGCCAAAAGATACAGGGGAAGGCGAGCAGCCGGTCGAGATAGGCGGCAAGGCCCTTTCCCCGTCGGCGGAGCTGGACAGGAAAGAAAAGGGAGAGACGATACAGGAGGCGATAAATTCACTTACCGGCGACCACAGGTCGGTTGTCGTGCTCCGCGATATCGAAGGGCTCTCATACGAGGAGATATCTGAAATTATGGGTTATAACCTCGGCACAGTGAAATCGAAACTGGCGAGGGCAAGGCAGGAATTAAGGGAGAAGCTAAAGGGGCTGGTCTAGATGGAACGCGAAGACAAGAAAGACATGATGCCGGAAGAAGAATACTTAAAGCAGATGAGTTCCCTGCCTAAGGTAAAGGCGCCCGGGAATTTTCTTCAGAAGGTGCGCGAGCGCATCGAAAGTCGTTCGGCCTTCGAGAAGATAATGCGCGCCTTGTTCGTGCCGGTAAAGATCAAAGTCCCGCTGGAACTTGCGGCGATGGCCGCGGCGGTCATACTGATCGTCTCTACGGCAGGCATAAAGAAGCCCATGGAACAACTTGCGTATGCACCGAAGGCAAAAATGGCGACCGGAACAGGGGTCATTATGAAAAGTGAATTGTCTGCCGGCAGCGGGTCGGCAGTAGCCGAAGAGGACAAGAAGACAGGCGGGCTCTTTATTAACAAAGGATTAAACGATTCCGATAGCAAGCCTATTGAGATCGCTCTTCTCATCAGGACAGAAGAGCCGGTCAAGGCGCGCGATGCGCAAAAATCCGCAGAGATGGACAGTTTTGACTCGAGTAAATTTAAAGAAGCGTATGCCCGGGAAGAAAAAGCCGTCCGTCACGAAGCGGAAACGGCCATAGGCCTGAAACCGTATTTGACCGAAGCCCTTTCGAAGGTAAAGAACCAGGTAGAGCTGGCGCAGGGCAAAATCACAAAGACCGAGGTAAATAAAGATACCGGTATGCCCCAATATGTCGATGTCGAGATACCCACGGCCGGTTATGCGAAATTCGTAGAGAGCCTGTCAGGCATCGGCACCCTCCGGGAACCCATCCTTAAAGAAGCGCCCCAGGGCCGGGATATCGTCCGGGTCCGCATCAAGCTACTATAGGATATGTTGTCTTTTTTGAGGCGTCCCCGAATTTTTACTGGATAATTCGAGGGGCGCAATATATACTTAATGTTGTGCCCCTTTTGTATAAATGAGGAGGAAAAATAATGAGGGTTTCTTTTTGTTTGGCGGTCATGCTGGTCCTGTCGCTGGCCGCGGCCGTCTTCGCGGTGGACTTTTCGGCCGATGTAGTCACCACCCAGTCGGGCAAAACCTTCAACGCCAAGGTTTTTGTCAGCGGAGAAAAGAGCAGGATGGAAGCCCCCGAGAGCATATCCATATCGAGAGTGGACAAGAAAGTCGTCTGGGTGCTGATCCCCGGGCAAAAGATGTATATGGAGCAGGCTTTTGACGCCAAGAAGATGATGGCCGCCTCGGATAAGGTAGAAGGCGAGCTTGAGCGCACTCCTCTCGGGAAGGACACGGTGGACGGCAAGACGGCGGACAAATATAAGGTAACCTACGAAATAGAGGGTATCAAGAACGAGATGTTCCAATGGGTAGAGAGCGGTTCAAACCTCCCGCTTAAGTCTGCCGCTTTGGACGGAAGCTGGAGCGTAGAATACAGGAATATCAAGACCGGACCGCAGCCTGATTCGTTGTTCGAGGTGCCGTCCGATTACAAGAAATTCTCCATGGAGATGCCTGACATAGGCAAAATGATGAAAGGAATGGAAAAAAATGAATAGGCCCGGGATCTTTCTGCTCTCACTTGCCTTATTTCTTTTGTTTTCGGCTGCGGCTGTTTACGGCGAGGACCAACAGGCGGAAAAGAAGATCGATGAATTGATAAAAAAGATGACGCTCAGCGAGAAGGTGACCCTTATCGCGGGAAACGAGATGGAGACGTATCCCATCGACAGGTTGGGTATCCCGAAATTGAAGTGTTGCGACGGCCCGGTCGGCGTCGCCAGGAGCGGCCCGGTGACGGCATTCCCGTCGTCCATATGCATGGCCGCGACATGGGACCCGGACCTGATCTATAAAGTGTCGGCGGCGCTTGCCGAAGAAGTCAAGGGAAAGGACAGGAATATGTCCCTCGCGCCGTGCGTGAATATCCACAGGGTCCCGATGGGCGGAAGGAATTTCGAGAGTTTCGGAGAAGACCCGTATCTCTCGTCGCGGCTGGCTGTAGTATATGTGAAGGGCCTTCAGGACAATAAAGTCGTCGCGACAGTAAAACATTACGCCTGCAACAACCAGGAATGGGAACGCGGCACGATAGATGTGGTCATCGACGAGCGGGCGCTCAGGGAGATATACCTGCCGGCATTTGAGGCGGCGGTGAAAGAAGGCGGTTCATGGTCCGTAATGGCCTCCTACAATAAAGTGAACGGCTATCATTCGAGCGAGAACGACCGCCTGCTAAATGAGATTCTTAAGAAAGAATGGGGATTCAAAGGGTTTGTCGTCTCGGACTGGGGGGGAACGCACAGCACGGTCAACGCGGCGAATTACGGCCTCGATCTCGAGATGCCGAGAGGGGATAATTTTAACTCGAAATTGGTGAGCGCGGTCAATAACGGCCAGGTAAAGGAAGCCGTGATAGACGACAAGGTAAGGCGGATCCTAAGGGCGATGTTCTGGCTCGGCCTCTTCGACGCCAACCCGGCGCCGAACCGCGGGTCCCTTAATACGGCGGCACACAAAGAGGCGGCCTTCCTGACGTCCAAGGAAGGGATAGTCCTGCTCAAGAATACCGGCGGTGTCCTGCCTATCGACATAACCAAGATAAAATCGATCGCGGTCATAGGCCCCAATGCCGCTGTCAACAGGTTCGGCGGCGGAGGCAGTTCAGAGGTGACGCCTGCCTATAACGTGAGCCCGCTCGACGGACTGAAGAAGAGACTCGGCAATAAAGTCGCAATAAATTACGCGTTGGGATGCAAACTTGAAGGCGAAGTAGTGCCGATCGAGACGTCGGCTGTCCAGACCGTCTTCAACGGGAAAAAAGTAAACGGTTTTCTGGGGGAATATTTCAATAACCAAAGGCTCGAGGGCACTCCGGCCGTGAAAAGGGTCGACAAGAATATAGACTTCTCATGGGGCGATGGGCCGCCGGCAGACGGCATACAGAAAGACCATTTCTCCGCCAGGTGGACGGCGAAACTCACGCCGCCGAAGACCGGCGAGTACGAGGTGAACCTGCGGAGCGACGACGGTTCCCGCCTCTTCATAGACGGCAGGGAGATCATAGACAGCTGGAAAGACCACGGCGAAGAGACTAAAAGCACTACGATGAAGTTTGAGGCGGGCAAGGAGTACGACCTGCGCGTCGAATTCTATGAGAACGGCGGAGGAGCGGTTGTTAAGTTGGGATGGGATATTCCCCGGGAATTGGCCGCAGAGGCCGCCGAGGTCGCGAAGAAATCCGATATTGCGATCGTATTTATCGGTCTCTCCGGGCGCTTTGAGTCAGAAAATTTCGACAGGAAAGATATAAACCTTCCTGATAGCCAGAACGATCTCGTCAAGAAGGTCGTCGCGGCGAATAAAAATACGGTCGTCGTATTGAATTCCGGGGCCGCGGTCATTATGAATGAATGGGTAAATGACGTCCCTGCGATCCTCGAGATGTGGTATCCTGGACAGGAAGGCGGCAATGCTATCGCGGATGTGCTGCTCGGATATTACAATCCGTCGGGCAAACTGCCCACAACCTTCCCGATCAAATGGGAAGATTGTTCGGCGTATTCCACTTATCCGGGCAAGAACGGCAAGGTATATTATTCGGACGGCGTCTTCGTAGGCTACCGCTACTTCGACAAGCAGGGGACAAAGGTCCTCTTCCCGTTCGGCCATGGCCTTTCTTATACCACCTTTGAATACAGCAACCTTACGATAACGCCCGGCGCGGTGTCGGACGGTAAGATCGATATCACGGCCTCTTTCGACCTCAAGAACACCGGCAGGAGGGAAGGCGCCGAGGTCGCCCAGTTGTATGTAAGGGAGGTCGCTCCGGGCGTCGAGAGGCCCGTAAGGGAGCTTAAGGGATTCAAGAGGGTGAATCTTAAGCCCGGCGAAACGCTAAAGGTGACATTCAAGCTCGATAAGAGGTCCCTCGCGTTCTATGATGTCGATAAGAAGGATTGGACCGCCAAGCCCGGAGAATTCGAGATCGAGGTGGGCAGTTCGTCCAGGGATATCAAGCTCAAGGGTACCTTTAGTCTGCAAAAGGGCAAAATGCTCTGATGCTGATCCGGGAATTCGTTTCGCTCGGCGTTTTTCTCGCGTTTGTTCTCGCCGTATACATAAAAGAGGGCCAGCTGATATCCGGGCTGGTCCTCCATAAATTACGGCGCAAGGAAGGGCCTTCCGGTTTCCTGTCCAAGCCGGCGATAGCCGTCCATATCCTGGCGGCGGCCGGTATCCTTTGCTTCCTCTACGGCCTTTTAATAGAACCGCATTGGATAGAAGTCAAGAGAGTGGAGATAGAGAGCAGCAAATTATCCCGCGCCAGTCTCCGTATAGTCCAGTTATCAGACCTGCATACCGACCCCAAAGGCACGAACGAGAAAAAAGTTATAGAGGCGGTGAACGCGCTGAAACCCGACATCATCGTCTTCACGGGGGACGCGGTAAATTCCCCGAAGGCGCTGCCCGTCTTTAAAAAGACCCTGAAGAGCCTTAAGGCTAATATAGGAAAATATGCCGTGACAGGGAACTTCGATTACTGGTTCCTGCGCGGGCTCGACCTGTTCGGGGGGACCGGTTTCGATCCCCTGGACGCGAAGATCGAGAGGATAAACAAAGACGGGGATATTTTTTTCATCTCAGGCCTTAATTTCGAGCATGGCGGGTATTGGTTTCCGTTACTGAAGAATGTGCCGCGAGGGTATTACAGCATATTTTTGTACCATAAGCCCGACCTCATCGAGGACCTGAAAGGCGTAAATGTCGACCTGTATCTAGCCGGACATACCCACGGCGGACAGGTGGCGCTCCCGTTTTACGGCGCGATAATCACCCTTTCGAAATACGGCAAGAGATATGAAGCAGGGGAATACAAGGTCGGGAACACCGTCCTTTACGTGAACCGCGGCATAGGGACCGAAGGGAAGGCCGGTGTGAGGGTCAGGTTCATGGTGAGGCCGGAGATAACCGTATTCGACATCAGGCCCCCGCGTCCCGTCGCAAAAAAATGAAATTGGCCGTTGAAAAATCCCCCCGTTTGTGGTATATATAGTCATCTTTCCAAGGAGGAAAATCAAAATGGATAAATCATTGAAGGGCACGAAGACCGAAAAGAACCTGCTTGCCTCGTTCGCGGGCGAATCCCAGGCGAGGAACAGGTATACGTATTTCGCCAGCGCCGCGCGAAAAGAAGGCTATGAGCAGATAGCGAATATATTCACCGAGACCGCGGAGAACGAAAAGGAGCACGCCAAGGTATTTTTCAAGTATCTTGAAGGCGGAGATGTCGAGATAACGGCCGCTTACCCGGCCGGTAAGATAAATAATACGAAGGCGAACCTTGAAGCCGCGGCCGCAGGAGAGAAGCTGGAGTGGACTACGCTGTATTCCGATTTTGGAAGGATAGCCAAGGATGAAGGATTTCCCGAAGTCGCCAGCTCCTTCGAGCAGATAGCGAAAGTTGAAAGATTCCACGAGTCTAGATACAGGAGGCTCATCAACAACATAGCTAACGGCGAAGTATTCAAGAAGAAGGCGCCGGTCAAGTGGCATTGCATAAACTGCGGCTATGTGTTCGAAGGGGCAGAGGCCCCAAAAGAATGCCCGGCCTGCAAACACCCCCAGGCATTTTACGAGATCCTCTCCGAGAATTTTTAGGGGTCCTGCTCCAGCCTGAAGAGATGCCGCCATGACACAGAAAGCGCAATACCCGTCTTTTGATTATATCGGCAGCCCGATCGAGGAGATATTTTCCAAGCTTAAGACCTCCCCGAAGGGCCTCTCTGAGAAAGAAGCGCAGAAGCGGCTCGAATATTACGGTTTCAACGAACCCGCCAAAAAGAAGAAGAGGACCGTATTAACCGAGATCCTCTCCAAATTCCTGAATCCCCTTGTTATCGTCCTGGTCATCATCGGGTCGTTTTCCCTTTATTTCGGCTCGCAAATAAGCGCGCTGCTTGTCTTCATGATGATAATATTGAGCGTATTCCTTTCGTTCATACAGGAACACCGCTCCGAGAAAGCCGCGGAAAAACTGAGCGAGATGGTCCGTACGACCGCGACCGTTTACAGGAACGGCAGGCCCAAAGAAATAAATATCCGCGAGATAGCGCCGGGCGATATCGTCGACTTGTTCGCGGGCGACATGATACCGGCCGACTTGAGGATAATCTCCTGCAAGGACCTCTTTATTAACCAGGCCTCGCTGACCGGCGAATCTTTCCCTATAGAAAAAGTCTCGGGGGCGGTCCAGGTAAAATCAGCCTCGATCTCGGAATTGCGCAACATCGCTTTCATGGGCTCAAGCGTGGTAAGCGGGACTGCGCTCGGCGTAGTCGTAAAGACAGGCATCGCGACGCAATTCGGCGAGATCTCGCGCAAGCTCGCCAACATGAGGATCGAGACGAGTTTCGACAGGGGAGTTAACAGCTTTGTCTGGCTTATGATCCGGGTGATGTTGATAATGGTGATGGCCATCTTCGCGATAAACGCGATGCGCGGGCGCCATTTTATCGATGCGCTCCTTTTCTCCCTAAGCGTCGCGGTCGGCCTTACGCCTGAGATGCTGCCGATGCTTATCACCATCAACCTCTCAAAAGGCGCCATAGCGATGTCGAAGAAAGAGGTGATAGTCAAGCGCCTGAACTCCATCCAAAACTTCGGCGCGATGGATGTCATCTGCACCGACAAGACCGGCACGCTGACCATGGACCAGATCATACTCGAGAAGCATTGCGATGTGGTGAGGAAAGAGGACCAGGACGTCCTTAAATATGCCTATATAAACAGCTATTACCAGACGGGCCTGAAGAACCTGCTCGATAAGGCCATACTCAAGCACGAAAAGATAGCGGTTAAGAAGTTCAGGAAAATAGACGAGATGCCTTTCGATTTTTCAAGGAAGATCATGTCTGTCGTCGTCGATATGGACAATAGGCACGCACTCATCTCGAAAGGGGCCCCGGAGGAGATATTCAAGCGCTGCACGCATTACGAGCTCGACGGGGAGATATTCGAGATGGAGCAATGGCTCCTGGCCGACTTGCGGGAGGAGTATGACAGGTTAAGCGCCGACGGTTTCAGGGTCCTGGCCATCGCGTATAAGGATAGCGACGCGAAGAAAGAGGTATATTCGAAAGACGATGAGCAAGGGTTGGTGCTTAAGGGCTATGTCGCTTTCCTCGACCCGCCGAAGGCGGACGCGAAAGAGGCCATCGAGGCGCTGACAAAACAAGGCATACAATTCAAGGTCCTGACCGGGGACAACGAGCTCGTCACCCAGAAGATATGCAGCGAGGTAGGCCTTGGGATAACCGGTCTCGTGCTTGGCGAGCAATTGGAAAAGATGCCTGACGCCGGGCTTCAGGCTGCGGTGGAGACGGCGAACGTCTTTGCCCGCATGTCGCCCCTCCAGAAGGAAAGGGTGATCAGGGCGCTCCATAAGAATAACCATATAGTCGGTTACCTCGGCGACGGTATAAATGACGCCCCGGCGCTGAAGGCGTCGGATGTCGGCATCTCCGTGGATAACGCGGTAGATATCGCGAAAGAATCGGCGGATATAATCCTGTTGAGGAAAAACCTCCTCGTCCTCGAAGACGGCGTGATCGAAGGCAGGAAGACATTCGGGAATATCATCAAATATATAAAGATGGGCTCTAGCTCGAATTTCGGGAACATGTTCAGCATGACAGGGGGAAGCATCTTTTTGCCTTTCCTCCCTATGCTTCCCATACAGATACTCCTCAATAATTTCCTCTATGACGTATCGCAGGTGGCGATACCCACCGATGAGGTCGACGGGGAATATCTCATGAAACCGCGCCCGTGGAACATAAAGGCCGTGAGGAATTTCATGGTGATGATCGGGCCGATAAGCTCGATCTTTGATTTCCTCACGTTCGGCGTCATGTTGTATGTCTTCAATACCTGGAATAACCCCGCATTGTTCCGCACCGGGTGGTTCATC
This genomic window contains:
- a CDS encoding rubrerythrin family protein, encoding MDKSLKGTKTEKNLLASFAGESQARNRYTYFASAARKEGYEQIANIFTETAENEKEHAKVFFKYLEGGDVEITAAYPAGKINNTKANLEAAAAGEKLEWTTLYSDFGRIAKDEGFPEVASSFEQIAKVERFHESRYRRLINNIANGEVFKKKAPVKWHCINCGYVFEGAEAPKECPACKHPQAFYEILSENF
- the mgtA gene encoding magnesium-translocating P-type ATPase, yielding MTQKAQYPSFDYIGSPIEEIFSKLKTSPKGLSEKEAQKRLEYYGFNEPAKKKKRTVLTEILSKFLNPLVIVLVIIGSFSLYFGSQISALLVFMMIILSVFLSFIQEHRSEKAAEKLSEMVRTTATVYRNGRPKEINIREIAPGDIVDLFAGDMIPADLRIISCKDLFINQASLTGESFPIEKVSGAVQVKSASISELRNIAFMGSSVVSGTALGVVVKTGIATQFGEISRKLANMRIETSFDRGVNSFVWLMIRVMLIMVMAIFAINAMRGRHFIDALLFSLSVAVGLTPEMLPMLITINLSKGAIAMSKKEVIVKRLNSIQNFGAMDVICTDKTGTLTMDQIILEKHCDVVRKEDQDVLKYAYINSYYQTGLKNLLDKAILKHEKIAVKKFRKIDEMPFDFSRKIMSVVVDMDNRHALISKGAPEEIFKRCTHYELDGEIFEMEQWLLADLREEYDRLSADGFRVLAIAYKDSDAKKEVYSKDDEQGLVLKGYVAFLDPPKADAKEAIEALTKQGIQFKVLTGDNELVTQKICSEVGLGITGLVLGEQLEKMPDAGLQAAVETANVFARMSPLQKERVIRALHKNNHIVGYLGDGINDAPALKASDVGISVDNAVDIAKESADIILLRKNLLVLEDGVIEGRKTFGNIIKYIKMGSSSNFGNMFSMTGGSIFLPFLPMLPIQILLNNFLYDVSQVAIPTDEVDGEYLMKPRPWNIKAVRNFMVMIGPISSIFDFLTFGVMLYVFNTWNNPALFRTGWFIESLCTQTLVIHVIRTGKIPFIESRPSKPLVFMSLFIVAAGILIALSPVGSHFGFTAPPPLYFFLLAGMVPAYLLSVQAVKTLFVKKFGYD
- a CDS encoding metallophosphoesterase; protein product: MLIREFVSLGVFLAFVLAVYIKEGQLISGLVLHKLRRKEGPSGFLSKPAIAVHILAAAGILCFLYGLLIEPHWIEVKRVEIESSKLSRASLRIVQLSDLHTDPKGTNEKKVIEAVNALKPDIIVFTGDAVNSPKALPVFKKTLKSLKANIGKYAVTGNFDYWFLRGLDLFGGTGFDPLDAKIERINKDGDIFFISGLNFEHGGYWFPLLKNVPRGYYSIFLYHKPDLIEDLKGVNVDLYLAGHTHGGQVALPFYGAIITLSKYGKRYEAGEYKVGNTVLYVNRGIGTEGKAGVRVRFMVRPEITVFDIRPPRPVAKK
- a CDS encoding sigma-70 family RNA polymerase sigma factor; amino-acid sequence: MSEKSINFDELVLEHKDKVFNLCYRFMGDHGEADDCAQETFVKVYRSLKDFRRESSVSTWIYRIAVNTCKNRLSSAQYRRNRYMVRLDEPKDTGEGEQPVEIGGKALSPSAELDRKEKGETIQEAINSLTGDHRSVVVLRDIEGLSYEEISEIMGYNLGTVKSKLARARQELREKLKGLV
- a CDS encoding YbgC/FadM family acyl-CoA thioesterase, with protein sequence MSKSRLEKKIYYHDTDCGGVVYHASYLNHLEEGRTELLREKGVDVGELACKGTIFPVVHVEIDYKYPAVYGDTIEVLTSIEKVGHASINFDQEIMKGGTLLLKAKVVCACVDTDLKAKPIPEAELSKLKIV
- a CDS encoding glycoside hydrolase family 3 C-terminal domain-containing protein, whose amino-acid sequence is MNRPGIFLLSLALFLLFSAAAVYGEDQQAEKKIDELIKKMTLSEKVTLIAGNEMETYPIDRLGIPKLKCCDGPVGVARSGPVTAFPSSICMAATWDPDLIYKVSAALAEEVKGKDRNMSLAPCVNIHRVPMGGRNFESFGEDPYLSSRLAVVYVKGLQDNKVVATVKHYACNNQEWERGTIDVVIDERALREIYLPAFEAAVKEGGSWSVMASYNKVNGYHSSENDRLLNEILKKEWGFKGFVVSDWGGTHSTVNAANYGLDLEMPRGDNFNSKLVSAVNNGQVKEAVIDDKVRRILRAMFWLGLFDANPAPNRGSLNTAAHKEAAFLTSKEGIVLLKNTGGVLPIDITKIKSIAVIGPNAAVNRFGGGGSSEVTPAYNVSPLDGLKKRLGNKVAINYALGCKLEGEVVPIETSAVQTVFNGKKVNGFLGEYFNNQRLEGTPAVKRVDKNIDFSWGDGPPADGIQKDHFSARWTAKLTPPKTGEYEVNLRSDDGSRLFIDGREIIDSWKDHGEETKSTTMKFEAGKEYDLRVEFYENGGGAVVKLGWDIPRELAAEAAEVAKKSDIAIVFIGLSGRFESENFDRKDINLPDSQNDLVKKVVAANKNTVVVLNSGAAVIMNEWVNDVPAILEMWYPGQEGGNAIADVLLGYYNPSGKLPTTFPIKWEDCSAYSTYPGKNGKVYYSDGVFVGYRYFDKQGTKVLFPFGHGLSYTTFEYSNLTITPGAVSDGKIDITASFDLKNTGRREGAEVAQLYVREVAPGVERPVRELKGFKRVNLKPGETLKVTFKLDKRSLAFYDVDKKDWTAKPGEFEIEVGSSSRDIKLKGTFSLQKGKML